The sequence ACCACCCCAGTGACCAGCGGATGGTCAACCGCAACATCACCATCAGCAACAACCGGGTGCACGATCTCGGCCTGGAGTACCGGGGCGTGGTCTCGATCCTGACCACCTACGTGAACACGGCGACGGTCTCGTACAACGAGGTCTACAACATGCCGTACACCGGCCTGTCGGTCGGCTACGGCTGGGGCGCCAACGACGCCGGCGGCAGCCAGCACTACGCCAACCGGGGCCTGTACAACTACCAGCCGCGCTACACCACGGCGACCACCGCTGCCAACAACCAGGTCATCGGCAACTACGTACACGACGTGATGCAGCAGATGACCGACGGCGGTTGCATCTACACGTTGTCGGCGAACCCGGGCGGGACGATCAACCAGAACTACTGCCTGCGGACCAACGGCTGGTTCGGGCTCTACTTCGACGAGGGCTCCCGTTACTACACCGCCCGCAACAACGTGTTCTCCTCCACCGGCACCTGGGCCACCGCCAACTACTGGTACGCGGAGAACATGGGCAACTTCACCGTCACCAACAACTGGTCGACGAACAACTCCACGAACGTGACCAACGGCGACCGCGGCAACGTGGTCAACGGCAACGTCGTGGTCAGCAACGGCAGCTGGCCGTCGGGCGCGCAGACGGTGATCAACACGGCTGGCGTGCAGAGCGGCGGCAGCACCAACCCGACGAACGTGCAGATCGTGGGCGCCCAGTCGGGCCGCTGCGCCGAGATCGGCAACTCCAGCACGACCAACGGCACGCAGGCTCAGATCTGGGACTGCATCAGTGGCGCCGCCAACCAGCGGTGGACCCACACCGCCAGCCGGCAGCTCATGCTCTACGGCACCAAGTGCCTGGACGCCTCCGGACAGGGCACCACCAACGGCACCACAGTGGTGATCTGGGACTGCAACGGCGGTACCAACCAGCAGTGGAACGTCAACGCCAACGGCACGATCACCGGGGTGCAGTCGGGTCTCTGCCTGGACGCCAACGGCGCCGCGACGGCGAACGGCACGAAGCTGATCCTCTGGTCCTGCACCGGCGGCACCAACCAGCAGTGGCAGCTGCGCAGCTGATCCATCAGCTGGGCACCGACGGGTCCGGGTCGGGGCGACACGCCTCGGCCCGGACCTGTCCGGTTACTGCCCCTCGACCACTGTCAGCCCGGTCGAGAGGCTGTAGCGGACCGGGATGGGGTCGGTGAGTTCCCCGACGAACGTCTCGTCGATGTGGTCGAGGAAACCGATGAGGGACCAGTCGTCGTCGGGTCCGGGGACCAGCCGGGGCGCGTACAGGTGCGGGTGGGTGAACGGCTGGGCGGACGCGATGTCCCACGGCCCGAGGGTGCTCTCGCCGGTCGCCACCCAGATCCGGTGGTCGTCGCGCCGGGCACTGCCGGTGGCCTCGGTGGAGAAGAGCAGCAGCGGCTGCCCGTCGAGGACCGCGACCTGGGGCACCTCCAGGTGGCCGAAGCCGGCCGGTGTCGACAGCGGCGGCGCGACCGTCCAGGTGACGAGGTCGGTCGAGGTGGCGTGGCCGACGACGCCTCTGGTGTTCGCCGGCCCGGTGTTGGCGCGGGCGGTGATGAGCATGTGCCAACCCTCGCCGTCGGGGTCGGGGAACACCCACGGGTCGCGCCACGCCTGCTCGTACCAGAGGTCCTTGTCGAGCAGCTCGTACCAGGTGGGGTCGGCCTGGACGATCGGCTCGGTGCCGTGCCGGTGCCAGGTCATGAGGTCGTCGGAGACGGCCAGTCCGATGCGTTGGACGAGCCCGTCCTCGGCGCGACCGACGCCGGTGTAGAACAGGTACCACCGCTCGTCCGGCCCGCGGACCGTGCAGCCCGTCCAGGTCGCCAGGTCGTCCCAGCTGGGCGCGTCGGCGGGGACCACGGCGTCGGCGACCAGGCGCCACGAGCGCAGATCCGCCGAGACGGCGTGGCCGATGGTGGCCCGGCGGTGCCGGCGGTGCGGGTCGTGCAGGGCGCGGGACGCGCGCAGGAAGAACACGTGCCAGAGGCCGTTGTCGTCCCGCGCGTACCAGCTGTCCCACACCCAGTGGTCGGGTAGACGAAGCATGGCCGGAAACCTAGCACTAAACCGTTTTAGCGTCGGCCAGAGCCAACCCGTCGGTACGGGTCGGAGGGGTGGTGCTCAGCCGGCCGGGGGCGCGAGGGACCGGCGTCGGCGCAGGGGCATCGGAACGAGCGAGGGCTCGGCGGCGCCCCCGTCCAGAAGCAGTTCGACAGCTCGCCGCCCCATCTGTTCGTGCGGCAGCGCCGTGGTGGCCAGGCTGGGACGCAACCAGGCGGCGATGGGGTCGTCGTCGAACGAGATGACCGAGATGTCCTCCGGGACGGTCAGCCCCGCCTCGCCGAGCGCCTGATAGGCGCCGAAGGCCAGCCGGTCGTTCATGCAGATGATCGCGCTGGGTCGCTTCGGCTTGCTCAGCAGGCCACGCATGGCGGCGTAACCGTGCTCGGGCAACCACTCCGTGCAGAAACACTCGGCCAGGAGGCTGACCTCCGCCTCGTCCAGGGTCTGCCGGATGCCGTGCAGGCGGGCGCGGGCGGCGAGCGAGACCTCCGGGTCGTCCTCCTTGAGTCGGTTTCGGCCGATGAGCGCGATCGCGTCGCGGTGGCCAAGCTCCAACAGGGCGGTGGCGACCGAGCGACCGGCGCCCTCGTCGTCCGGGACCACGCTGGGCAGCCCGTCGGGGCTGGTGGCGTTGAGCAGCACCACCGGCCCGCCG comes from Micromonospora vinacea and encodes:
- a CDS encoding LacI family DNA-binding transcriptional regulator yields the protein MGRNRATLADVARKAGLSKTAASMVLNGREGTRLSAEAHQRVFAAAEELGYRPNLAARSLRTRKTATIAFVSDIVATTRFAGDLIRGALDAARERDHVLLITETQGDATFEQYAIEAVLDRQVDGVIYAAMATRRLTVPAAILGGPVVLLNATSPDGLPSVVPDDEGAGRSVATALLELGHRDAIALIGRNRLKEDDPEVSLAARARLHGIRQTLDEAEVSLLAECFCTEWLPEHGYAAMRGLLSKPKRPSAIICMNDRLAFGAYQALGEAGLTVPEDISVISFDDDPIAAWLRPSLATTALPHEQMGRRAVELLLDGGAAEPSLVPMPLRRRRSLAPPAG